The genomic DNA CCATAAAATAAATGAAGCCAATGAAAGATAAAGGATAGCATTAAATATTAGAAAAGCTATTGTTTTGATGTTTTTTGATGTTTCTATATTTGAAATGTATATAGTTAAAAATAAGCTTGCAAATATTAATATAAAAGCACAAATTAACGAAATGTTTTTAACCATGATATGTATTTTAGGTACTTCAATGGTGATGTTATTATTTTTGTCAGATTTTAAATACTGCTTGGCATTCTTTATATTTTGCCATGTAAAACTTTTACCTAATTTATTTTTAAATTGACAATAACTACGGATAAGCTTTTGATTGGTATTAATCTCTGTAAGTTCATAGAAGATATTTTCTTCCATCGTAGGGTTAATAAACTCTTCTTGAAAATCTTTAGAGGTAAAATGGCTCAACTTTTCTATGTCAAGCTCTTTTATTTTACTCTTTTTATTCTTCTGTGGATTTAGAAGGTTAGAAATAAATGGAAGTTTTAGAATACTTGGAATACTACCTACTATTCCAGATATAGAAGTTGTTATAGTTATAAGTTCAGTGATTGTCATATCATTTTTTATTAAAATTAATTAGAATACAAATATATGAAATTATAGTGAAAAATACTTTTGATTAAATAAATATCTAATGTTTTTTAAGCTAGGTTTGTTGTAAATATTTAAATTTTTTTAGTTGTAATCAAGTTTAAAATACAGAATTTCTTTAGCTAATCCCCCACAAAAAATCCGCCCGCCCCAATTTTGGGGCGGGCGGCAATTAAAACTTCTAAACTTCAATCCACAGCTACGGATTATTTAAAATCGGTAGCGATGGCTTTGTTGATGTCGTAGCGTTGCACTTCAAAATTAAGATCGGTGCCACCCATATTTTGGGTGATTTTAAATGGCAATTTTACGCCTTCCACTTCACGATAATCAGAGTAAACGGTCGGGATTACCATTTCTTGGTCACCCATTTTTTGCGTTTGATTTTCACCAACTTTAAGCCCTGTTTTCACGCTATAGAAATAAGTGGTATCGCCATGTTTTACGGCATATGCCTCTTCATTATTGATGTTTTCTATGCCTTTCAGTTCATAGCCAGCACCATTTTTGAAAGCGAGTTCTGGAAAGATTTCGGTCTTTTTAGCTGCTTCTTTTTTCGCTTCCTCAGGCATTGGTATTTTTTGACCTTGCGCTTCCATATAGCCATCTTTGCCGTCAAACACTATTTTTTGTAGCGTGTTGCCCATCATTTTGAGCTCCATCAAACTTTTACCGCCTTTCCCTGAAATCAAGGTGAGTTCCATTGGCATACCTTGTACGGTCGCTTTGGCAACGGTAGTCAAGCTGTTGATTTTCGCCACTTTTTCTTGTCCTCCAATGGCGGTGATGTAATTTTTGGCAATGCTCTCCACGCTCACATCTGCTGCAATTTTCTTCGCTTCTGGTTTGGCGGTAGGGTTGGCATTGGCATCAAAATATTTTACAGGATAGCCCAATTTTTCTAAACCTTCGGCAATTTCTGAGGCTTTCCCAGCGATAAAAATTCTCGATTGGTTAGGGAGAATGTTGGCTTTCACCACTTTAGAAATATCCGCCGCGCTCACTTGGTCGATGGATTTTAAGTAATTGGTGTAGAAATTGGCAGGCAAATCTTGCACTTTTTGTTGTAAAGCAAATCTGGCGATGGTTTCTGGCTTCTCCAAAGACATAATAAAGCTGCCTTTCATCTTCGCTTTGGTACGCTCTAATTCCTCTGGCGTAACGGTAGCGATGCCTTTCAGCTCGTTCATAAATTCGGTAACGGCTTTGTCGGTCACCTCGTTTCTCACGCTGGCTTCAGCCTCAAAATGAGGAGAATATTTACCCGTAGACAGCGAAGAATAAGCACCATAAGTGAAGCCGTTTTTCTCACGAAGGTTCATAAATAAACGCGCCTCGCCGCCGCCACCTAAAATATAATTCGCCATAGCCCCTGCAAAATAGAGCGGATCTTTCATTTTTAGCGTAGAGATATTGCCCACTTGGATGATGGATTGCACGGCATTCGGCACATCAACCAAATTGATTTCCGTTTTGGCAACATTCTGTGCAGGCTGTGGCATCGGGATTTTTACCCCTGATTTTTTCCACTTTCCGAAAGTTTTTTCTACTTGTTTTTTAACTGTTTCAAAGTCCACATCGCCCACAATCACGAGGTAAGCATTGTCTGGAGCATAGTATTTTTTGTAGAAATTTTCTACATCTTTCGGTTGTATTTTGTTGATGGTTTCTGGAGTTTCAAACTCGCCACGCGCGGTATTTTTACCGTAGATTAAGGCATTAGAAACCTTGTTCGCAATAGCACTGGCGTTCTTTTCCTCAGATTTTAGGCCTTCTAAACTACGCTCTTTGGAAGTTTGAACTTCCTCTGCCGAAAATTTAGGATTGATCATGGCATCGCCCATCAATGCGAGGACTTCTGGGAAATATTTAGACAGTGTATTGGCAGATGCCCCTGCATCACTGAAACGGAGCGTAGCGCCTAAAAAATCTATTTTTGAATTAAATTCTTCCTTGCTGAGCGTCTTGGTGCCTTTGCCCAATTGATCCGCCATAATGCTGCTCACGCCCACAATGTCGCCCTCGTACACAGGCGGTCTGTCCATGCTGAGGCTCATATTGACTCTTGGGAGTTTGTTGTTCTCCACCACCATCACGGTAAGGCCGTTGGCAAGGGTGAAAGTCTTAGGCTGGGCGATGTTGATTGTAGGCGTAGGTCCCGGTTTGGGCATCGCATTGAGGTCTATTTTTTGTGCAGAAAACATCCCTGAAATTAAAAATGCTACTGCGATATATTTGATCTGTTTCATAACGAAAATGGAAATTATTTTTTAGATGGTAGATAATTGATGATGATTCTTTGGTTGCTGTTCAAGTATTTTTGGGCAGCGGCTCTCAGATCTTCTCTGGTAATAGAGCGGTAGATGTCTAACTCCTTGTTGATGAGGTTGGTATCGCCTTTTAATACATAACTATCCGCTAAGGAATGCGCAATGCCCTCAATGGTAGAATTAGCGTTTACAAACTGATTTTCATACTGATTGAGAAGTTTCTGATAGTCTTTTTCTGAGATGAGCGTGGTTTGTAACTTCTTGATTTCGGCATCAATGTCTTTCTCAAAAGTCGCTACAGAGTTGTCGCCCATTGGGATCGCGAAAAACGCAAATACGCTATAATCCTCCATACCGATATTTGCCACTTGCACTTGGAGGGCTTTTTTCTCCTCATCAACTAATTTTTTGTACAATACCGAAGATTTTCCGCCGCTGAGGTAAGTGCCGAGCATATCCAAAACATAGGCATCTCTGTCCTTATTAGAAGGCGTTCTGTACGCAAAAATATAGGCTGGAATTTGGATGTTGTTATCATAAACCGTTACCTCTTCTTGCTTGGTAATCGGCGTTTCTTTCGGGAAATTTCTGGTGATGGCAGCGCCTTTTGGGATAGAACCGTAATATTCGCTAATCCATTTTTTGGTTTGCTCAGGGTTGATGTTGCCTGCTACAACCAAAGTAGCGTTATTCGGTACATAGTATTTTTTGAAGAAATTTTGGAACTCCTCTAACTTCGCCGAATTAAGGTCTTCCATAGAACCGATGGTGGTGCCTTTGTACGGGTGGTTTTTGAACAGGGCTTTTAAGATGCTATCAAACAGATTTCCATACGGTTGGTTGTCCATTCTGAGTCTTTTTTCCTCTTTTACCACCTCTCTTTGGGTATCCACACCAATTTGGTTAATCACAGGGTGGCGCATTCTTTCGGCTTCCATCCAAAGCCCCAATTGTTCGTTGTTAGAAGGGAAAGTTTCGTAGTAATAGGTGCGGTCGCCAGTGGTATTAGCATTGTTAGAACCACCGTTTGAGGTAACCACTTTAAACCAATCGCCGCGCTTGATGTTGGGCGTTCCCTCGAAAAGAAGGTGTTCAAAAAAGTGAGCAAAACCCGTTCTGCCCTCTTGTTCATCTTTGGCGCCCACATGGTACATCACAGAAGTGGTAACCACTGGCACCGATGGATCTTGGTGCAAAATCACATGCAGCCCGTTAGGGAGGTCATATTCCTCAAATTTAATTTGTTGAGCACTCAGCCACGCCCCCATTAAGGAAGCCACAGCCAAAGGAAAAAGTCTTTTTCTCATTATATATAAGGTATTTAAAAAATTATTACTGTTTTCATTAGTCTTCTCATCATCAAAAATTGTTACACTTTTATGTGTTGAAGAAGAATAGACAAATTTAAGGATAAATATTGAGTTTTTTAGGACAAAAAAGTTAAAGTTTTATAAAAATAAAGTTTTAACCGATAGAAAACTATCATGTTTTTAAATGGATTGATGGTCGGTTTCAATAAAAATTGTATCTTTGCCTTACCAAAATCAATATGGAATGGCGAATCCTTTATTCTATGCCAAAATATTGCTCTTCGGAGAATATGGCATTATAGAAAACTCACAGGGGCTCACGGTGCCTTACAGTTTTTATAAGGGAACACTGAAATTTTCAGATTTAAGTTCGGACTTTGAACAGAAGTCCAACGCTTCTCTTTTGCAATACGCCGAATATTTAGAAACCTTAGATTTACCAACGGCTTTTCAGTTGGATGTTGCCGCACTAAAACACGATATAGAAGCGGGTTTGTTCTTTGATTCTAACATTCCACAGGGGTATGGCGTGGGGAGTTCTGGCGCCTTGGTGGCTGCCATTTTTGAGCGCTATTCCATTACCAAATACGAACCAGAACAGATTAGCAAATCAGATTTAAAGCATTTGAAACAGGTTTTCGGAACTTTAGAAAGCTATTTCCATGGCAAGAGTTCTGGTATAGACCCGTTGATTTGCTATATGAACTTGCCTATTCTCATTGAAAATAAAGAAAATGTGGATAAAGTAGCGCTTCCAGAGGCTCAACAGGGCAAAGGAGCGATTTTCCTAATCGATTCTGGAACGGTAGGGGAGACAGGGCCTATGGTGCAAATTTTCTTTGAGAAATTGAAAAATGATGGCTTCAGAAAAACGCTAAAAGAGGAATTTATCCGCTACAATAACGCGTGTATAGAGGCTTTTTTGAAAAAAGATATGAATCCGTTTTTTAAAAACCTCAGAAAGTTATCACATTGGGCATATGAGCATTTTCGCCCGATGATTCCAGAGAGTATTTTTAATATTTGGAAGAAAGGTTTGGATACCAATTCTTATTATCTTAAACTCTGTGGCAGCGGAGGCGGAGGCTATATTTTAGGCTTTACCCAAGATTATGAACAAGCCGAAAAAATGCTGGAAGGCTTTAAAAAAGAAGTGATTTATCGCTTTTAATATCCTTTTTTCCGCGTGTGAAAGCGAACGATGAACGCTAAAAAACAACCTCAATATTCTTGGCTTTCGTATAGACAATCCCAAGTGGTGGGCTTTTTGCTGAGTGCAAGGGCGCTGGGGCTGATTTTTTATACGCTAACGCTCTATGTTTCCACCTTTTTTTTATTCAACCAAGAGGAGAGTCTTCGGAGTTTCGTTTTTGATTATAAAGTGCACGGCATTATCCTGTGTTCCGTGCTATCCATAGCGGCAGGGGGGCTGATTAACCAGTTTTATGACCGAGAAAAAGACCGCCTGACCCGACCGTTTCGCTCTTATTTACAGTCATTTATTAAGCAAAAATACATTCTGTATTCCTATTTATTGCTGAATGTCTTATCGTTGGGGATGGCGTATTTGCTATCGTCACGGATATTTATTTTTTTCCTGATTTATCAATTTCTGATTTGGTTTTATAGCCATAAACTGAGCCGCTGGGTGGTGGTCAACCATGGGGTTTATGTATCGCTGTCGTTGTATCCATTTTTTGGCTTGTTGGTATATTATCAATACTTTTCTTATAAGCTATTTTGGATGGCGGTCTTCCTATTTTTAACCTTGTTGATGATAGACATTCTGAAAGATTATACCACACGCAGAGCCGATTTCCTCTTCGGTTACCAAACTTTACCCATCGTTTTTGGCAGTAAAGTGACCCGCATTGTCCTTTTCTTTTTAATGATGATGAATGCTGGGGCGGCGGGCGTGGTGGTGACCTATGTTCGGCACAGTTATTTTTTGAAATATTACTTTATGGCGTCCATCGGCGTTTTTGTGCTGATGGGCATCAAGCTCTTATTTTCAAAGCCGATCAAAGTGGTATTGCTCATCA from Riemerella columbina includes the following:
- a CDS encoding mevalonate kinase family protein, producing MANPLFYAKILLFGEYGIIENSQGLTVPYSFYKGTLKFSDLSSDFEQKSNASLLQYAEYLETLDLPTAFQLDVAALKHDIEAGLFFDSNIPQGYGVGSSGALVAAIFERYSITKYEPEQISKSDLKHLKQVFGTLESYFHGKSSGIDPLICYMNLPILIENKENVDKVALPEAQQGKGAIFLIDSGTVGETGPMVQIFFEKLKNDGFRKTLKEEFIRYNNACIEAFLKKDMNPFFKNLRKLSHWAYEHFRPMIPESIFNIWKKGLDTNSYYLKLCGSGGGGYILGFTQDYEQAEKMLEGFKKEVIYRF
- a CDS encoding geranylgeranylglycerol-phosphate geranylgeranyltransferase, which codes for MNAKKQPQYSWLSYRQSQVVGFLLSARALGLIFYTLTLYVSTFFLFNQEESLRSFVFDYKVHGIILCSVLSIAAGGLINQFYDREKDRLTRPFRSYLQSFIKQKYILYSYLLLNVLSLGMAYLLSSRIFIFFLIYQFLIWFYSHKLSRWVVVNHGVYVSLSLYPFFGLLVYYQYFSYKLFWMAVFLFLTLLMIDILKDYTTRRADFLFGYQTLPIVFGSKVTRIVLFFLMMMNAGAAGVVVTYVRHSYFLKYYFMASIGVFVLMGIKLLFSKPIKVVLLINWLKIWIFIGVGCMFLNGVYERF
- a CDS encoding M16 family metallopeptidase; translated protein: MKQIKYIAVAFLISGMFSAQKIDLNAMPKPGPTPTINIAQPKTFTLANGLTVMVVENNKLPRVNMSLSMDRPPVYEGDIVGVSSIMADQLGKGTKTLSKEEFNSKIDFLGATLRFSDAGASANTLSKYFPEVLALMGDAMINPKFSAEEVQTSKERSLEGLKSEEKNASAIANKVSNALIYGKNTARGEFETPETINKIQPKDVENFYKKYYAPDNAYLVIVGDVDFETVKKQVEKTFGKWKKSGVKIPMPQPAQNVAKTEINLVDVPNAVQSIIQVGNISTLKMKDPLYFAGAMANYILGGGGEARLFMNLREKNGFTYGAYSSLSTGKYSPHFEAEASVRNEVTDKAVTEFMNELKGIATVTPEELERTKAKMKGSFIMSLEKPETIARFALQQKVQDLPANFYTNYLKSIDQVSAADISKVVKANILPNQSRIFIAGKASEIAEGLEKLGYPVKYFDANANPTAKPEAKKIAADVSVESIAKNYITAIGGQEKVAKINSLTTVAKATVQGMPMELTLISGKGGKSLMELKMMGNTLQKIVFDGKDGYMEAQGQKIPMPEEAKKEAAKKTEIFPELAFKNGAGYELKGIENINNEEAYAVKHGDTTYFYSVKTGLKVGENQTQKMGDQEMVIPTVYSDYREVEGVKLPFKITQNMGGTDLNFEVQRYDINKAIATDFK
- a CDS encoding M16 family metallopeptidase; this translates as MRKRLFPLAVASLMGAWLSAQQIKFEEYDLPNGLHVILHQDPSVPVVTTSVMYHVGAKDEQEGRTGFAHFFEHLLFEGTPNIKRGDWFKVVTSNGGSNNANTTGDRTYYYETFPSNNEQLGLWMEAERMRHPVINQIGVDTQREVVKEEKRLRMDNQPYGNLFDSILKALFKNHPYKGTTIGSMEDLNSAKLEEFQNFFKKYYVPNNATLVVAGNINPEQTKKWISEYYGSIPKGAAITRNFPKETPITKQEEVTVYDNNIQIPAYIFAYRTPSNKDRDAYVLDMLGTYLSGGKSSVLYKKLVDEEKKALQVQVANIGMEDYSVFAFFAIPMGDNSVATFEKDIDAEIKKLQTTLISEKDYQKLLNQYENQFVNANSTIEGIAHSLADSYVLKGDTNLINKELDIYRSITREDLRAAAQKYLNSNQRIIINYLPSKK